GGTCCCGTACACGCTCCCGCGCTTCGCGGCCACCGGCTGAGTGCCCGGCCCGTCCAACTCCCCCCCCACCGCAGCCGCGCGCCTCCGCCTCCGATCTCTCTGTAGCGAAGAGCCCCTCCGCCGATCCGGAGATCGGCGGGAGACTTGTCGACCGTTGCGCCGGTGACGGCGCGGCAAACGCGAGAGATGGAGATCCATGCAGACCGCCGATTCGGGTGCGGGGCGACCGCCCCTCCTCGAGGCCCGCGGGCTCAGCAAGCGCTACGGCGCCACGCAGGCCCTCGATTCCCTCGACCTGGCCATCGAGCCGGGAGAGGTCTACTGCCTCCTCGGCCCCAACGGGGCGGGGAAGACCACGACGATCAACCTTTTCCTCGGCTTCGTGTCGCCGTCCGGGGGCCAGGCCCTGGTGTCCGGCATGGACGTGTCCACCCACGACCGGGAGACGAAACACAGGCTCGCCTACATCCCGGAACAGGTGATGCTGTACCGCAACCTCAGCGGGCTCGAGAACCTCGAGTACTTCGCCGCTCTGGGCGGGAAGGGGTCGCTGGGGCGCGAACGGCTCGCCGACATCCTCGTCGAAGCCGGCCTGCAGCGCGACGCGGTCGACCGCCGCGTGTCCGAGTACTCCAAGGGCATGCGGCAGAAGGTCGGCATTGCGATCGCGATGGCCAAGGAGGCTGACGCCCTCCTGCTCGATGAGCCGACGTCTGGTCTCGACCCCAAGGCCTCCAACGAGTTCTCGGCCCTGATCGAGCGGCTCAGGCATGGCGGCGTCGCGGTGCTCATGGCGACGCACGACCTGTTTCGCGCCAAGGAGACCGGGACGCGCGTGGGCATCATGCGCTACGGAAGCCTCGTGACGGAGCTGGGCACGGACGAGATCGGCCACGCGGATCTCGAGCGCGTCTACCTGGAACACATGCACGATTAGGAGGCGTCGATGGTTGGGCACAGCATCCGCCACATTATCCGCAAGGAATTCACCGACGTACTTCGGGACGGCCGCTTCCGGTGGTCCGCCGTCCTGGTGGGAGCGCTGCTGCTCGTCTCGCTGGGCCACGGGTGGGTCCAGGCGCGGGAGGCGCAGCGCGAGCACGCGGCCGCGCAGGGGACGGCCCGCGACCACTGGGAGTCGCAGGGCGAGAAGAACCCCCATTCCGCGGCCCACTACGGCATCTATGCGTTCAAGCCTCGCCTCGCGCTGTCCTTCGTGGACGAGGGCGTGGACCCATACACCGGGACATCGGTGTGGCTGGAGGCGCACCGGCAGAACGACTTCCTGCTGCGCCCGGCGCAGGACGCGACGGCTGCCCAGCGCATAGGGGCGCTCACGGCCGCGCAGGTGCTGCAGCACCTCGTGCCCCTGCTCATCATCCTGCTCGCCTTCGGCGCGCTCGCCGGCGAGCGGGAACGGGGCACGCTTCGTCAACTGCTCGCGACCGGGGTCGGGCGGCGCGATCTGGCGCTCGGGAAGGCGCTCGGCATCGCCGGCGCGCTGGCGCTGCTGCTGGTGCCGGCGGCGGCGGTGGGGGCGGCGGCCCTCGTCGTCGGGAGCCCCGGTCCGGCGGCATCCCCCGTGGCCCGGGCCGCGGTCATGGCCGTCGTCTACCTGGTCTATTTCGCCGCCTTCGTCGCGCTCTCGCTGGCCGTCTCCGCCTGGGCCCGCTCGACGCGCACGGCGCTCGTGATCCTGCTGGGCGTGTGGGTGGTGAACGGGCTCGTCGCGCCGCGCGTGGCGGTGGACCTGTCGAAGTGGATGCACCCCACGCCTTCCGCCCTCGAGTTCGCTCAGACGGTGGAACGGGAAATGGCGTCCGGCACGGAGGACATCGCTCGTCCGGACAACGAGGCGCTGACCGAGGGCCTGCTGGCGGAGTACGGAGTCGAGCGGGTCGAAGACCTGCCGATCAACCAGTCGGGCGTCCTGCTCCAGGCGAGCGAGGAGTTCGGCAACCGGATCTTCGACCGCAACTACGGCGCGCTCTGGGACACGTTCGAGCGCCAGGGGGCCGTCCACGAGATGGTCGCGGTGGCGGCGCCGCTGCTCGCGGTGCGCGCGCTCTCCATGGGACTGGCCGGAACCGATGTCGAGCAGCACCGGCACTTCGCGATCGCCGCGGAGACGTACCGCCGGGATCTGATGCGGCGCATGAACGGCGACCTCACGGAGAACTCCCGCTCAGGCGATTTCTCGTACCAGGCCGGAGCCGAACTCTGGGGGTCCACGCCGCCGCTGCGGTACGACGCCCCGACCCTGGGCTGGGTGCTTGGCAACCGGATCCTGTCGCTCGTCGTCCTCGGGGGCTGGCTCGCGGGAGCGATCCTGATCGCCGCGGCGCGCGTGCGGCGCGCGGAGGTGGCGTAGGATGACCGCGCGCACGGTACTCCGGAACGAGTGGCGTCTGCTCATGGCGGACCGGGCGCTCCGGATCGCGCTCGGGCTCTTCGCGCTCCTGCTCGTCTATGCGCTGGCCAACGGCGTGGTCTGGACGCGCTTTCAGGAGCGCACCGTGGAGGCCGCGGAGGCCGGCAACGTCGAGCGTGCGCAGGCCCTCGTGCAGGAACTGGCCGACATCGAGGCCGGTGCGGAACCCGCTTCGCGCTTCTCGGATCCGCGGCTCCCGAACGTGCTCGGCGGGGCGCGGGGCCGCCACACGGCGGTGCTGACGCCGGGCCCCCTGACGGCCCTGACGGTCGGACAGAGCGACCTGCTGCCGTATTACTACGACGTCAACATCTACACGAACGAGTCGTCGTTCCAGCAGAACGGAGAGGTCGAGAGTCCCCTCAACCTGATGGTCGGGCGCTTCGACCTGGCCTTCGTGGTCATCTACCTGCTGCCGCTGCTCGTGCTGGCCCTGAGCTTCAACGTCCTCTCGGAGGAGCGCGAGCAGGGGACGCTGGCGCTGACCCTCTCGCAGCCCGTGTCGGCGCGGGGCGTCGTGGCGGCGAAACTCGCCTTCCGCGCCCTCCTGGCGGTGGGCATGGTCCTGGCGGTGTCGCTGGTCGGGCTCCTCGTGACAGGGGGCTTCGGCGCTCCCGGCCGGATCCTCCTCTGGTGCGCCGCGGTCGTCGCGTACGCGCTCTTCTGGTTCGTGCTCGCGGCGTGGGTGAACAGCCTGCGGCGGTCCTCCGCCTGGAACGCCACGGTGCTGGTGGGCGCGTGGCTGGTGCTGGTCGTCGTGCTCCCGGCCGGGATCAACATCGCGGCGGGCCTGCTGCACCCGCTGCCGTCGCGGGTGCAGATGATCACCGCCCAGCGCGAGGCCTCGAACGAAGCGGTGAACCGCCGCAGCGAACTCCTCGCCCGATACCTGGAGGACCATCCCGAAATGGCCGAGGGCGTGGTGGCCGACGAGCCCGGCCTGGGGGCGCTGGCATGGGCCGCCACCGATGCCGTCAACCGCCGTCTGGAGGAGGTGACGGCCGAACACGATGCCAGCCGCGCGGAGCAGATCGCCCTGGTCCGCCGCTACCGTTTCCTGTCGCCGGCACTCATGGCCCAGGAGGTGCTCCTCGATGCGGCGGGAACGGGGGACGCGCGGTTCGCCGGCTTCCAGTCGCAGGTACGCGCCTTCGCCGAGCGATGGCGGGACTTCTTCGTGCCCGCGATCGTCGCCGGCGAGCAGATGGACGCCAGCGTCCTTCCCCGCGTGCCGCAGTTCCGTCTCGCCGACGAGGCGCCCGGCGACGTCACGCGCCGCGCCGCTGTTCCCCTCGCGGTCCTGGGTGGACTCCTCCTCCTGGTGGGCGCGGGCGCGGGGGTCGGACTCGGCCGCGTTCGAGGCGCCGACTAGGGCATGGGTCTCCGCAACGTGCTGCTCGTCGCCCGCCGTCAGGTGGGTGCGGTCCGTGAGGACCGGTACGTGGTCTTCCTGCTGGGGCTCGTCATCGCCCTCGGCGTGGTCGCGGTCCTCGGCGCCCGGCATCATGCGGCGAGCGAGGCGGAACAGCGCGCCCGCTACCAGGCGATGGTCGAGCGCCAGTGGCTCGCGCAGCCGGACCGTCATCCGCACCGGGTCATCCACTACGGGTTCCTCGTCTTTCGGGAGGAGGCGCCGCTCGCCTTCTTCGACCCGGGGGTCGGTTCCTGGGCGGGGACCTCGCTCTTCCTGGAGGGGCATCGGCAGAACACGGCCAACTTCGGCGATGCCCGGCACGCGACCGGGATGCTGCGCTTCGGCCGCCTCACGCCGGCGAGCGTCCTGGCCCTGCTCCTGCCGCTGTTCGTCATCGTCGCGGGCTTTGCCTCTGTGAGTGCCGAGCGAGAGCGGGGCACGCTTCGACTGCTCCTCGCCCAGGGGGCGACGCCCGCGCAGATTCTCGCGGGCAAGGTGCTGGGCACGGGGGTGGTGGCGGCCCTCGCGGCCCTTCCCATCGGTGTCGCCACCGTCGTCATCGCCGGGTCCGGGGCCGTGGGTCCGGTCTCGGTCGGGCGCGTGGCCGGCTTGGCGGGCATCTACGCCGCCT
The Candidatus Palauibacter soopunensis genome window above contains:
- a CDS encoding DUF3526 domain-containing protein — translated: MTARTVLRNEWRLLMADRALRIALGLFALLLVYALANGVVWTRFQERTVEAAEAGNVERAQALVQELADIEAGAEPASRFSDPRLPNVLGGARGRHTAVLTPGPLTALTVGQSDLLPYYYDVNIYTNESSFQQNGEVESPLNLMVGRFDLAFVVIYLLPLLVLALSFNVLSEEREQGTLALTLSQPVSARGVVAAKLAFRALLAVGMVLAVSLVGLLVTGGFGAPGRILLWCAAVVAYALFWFVLAAWVNSLRRSSAWNATVLVGAWLVLVVVLPAGINIAAGLLHPLPSRVQMITAQREASNEAVNRRSELLARYLEDHPEMAEGVVADEPGLGALAWAATDAVNRRLEEVTAEHDASRAEQIALVRRYRFLSPALMAQEVLLDAAGTGDARFAGFQSQVRAFAERWRDFFVPAIVAGEQMDASVLPRVPQFRLADEAPGDVTRRAAVPLAVLGGLLLLVGAGAGVGLGRVRGAD
- a CDS encoding ABC transporter ATP-binding protein, encoding MQTADSGAGRPPLLEARGLSKRYGATQALDSLDLAIEPGEVYCLLGPNGAGKTTTINLFLGFVSPSGGQALVSGMDVSTHDRETKHRLAYIPEQVMLYRNLSGLENLEYFAALGGKGSLGRERLADILVEAGLQRDAVDRRVSEYSKGMRQKVGIAIAMAKEADALLLDEPTSGLDPKASNEFSALIERLRHGGVAVLMATHDLFRAKETGTRVGIMRYGSLVTELGTDEIGHADLERVYLEHMHD
- a CDS encoding ABC transporter permease subunit, with amino-acid sequence MVGHSIRHIIRKEFTDVLRDGRFRWSAVLVGALLLVSLGHGWVQAREAQREHAAAQGTARDHWESQGEKNPHSAAHYGIYAFKPRLALSFVDEGVDPYTGTSVWLEAHRQNDFLLRPAQDATAAQRIGALTAAQVLQHLVPLLIILLAFGALAGERERGTLRQLLATGVGRRDLALGKALGIAGALALLLVPAAAVGAAALVVGSPGPAASPVARAAVMAVVYLVYFAAFVALSLAVSAWARSTRTALVILLGVWVVNGLVAPRVAVDLSKWMHPTPSALEFAQTVEREMASGTEDIARPDNEALTEGLLAEYGVERVEDLPINQSGVLLQASEEFGNRIFDRNYGALWDTFERQGAVHEMVAVAAPLLAVRALSMGLAGTDVEQHRHFAIAAETYRRDLMRRMNGDLTENSRSGDFSYQAGAELWGSTPPLRYDAPTLGWVLGNRILSLVVLGGWLAGAILIAAARVRRAEVA